The Hyperolius riggenbachi isolate aHypRig1 chromosome 3, aHypRig1.pri, whole genome shotgun sequence genome window below encodes:
- the LOC137561829 gene encoding olfactory receptor 5AN6-like: MIYQNKTKVTTFVLSGLTDDDKLVPFFFIFFLLVYFACVVFNFGMVCVVLTAPTLRTPMYFFLFYLSMLDLVYSSVINPKMLADFTTKIRIISFKNCAVQFFFFEFLVVTESLLLSAMAYDRYAAICHPLLYVSVMTNKKCSGLVLFVFSIGFLQSVIQTCCVFTLDYCGPNYIDNYYCDVPQLLKLACSSNLSCNLTKILIVIFCGMGPLIMILVSYSFIVFSILQMKSREGRKKAFSTCSSHLMCVSVFYGTVFVIYLQPSSKTLGWKEKAGSVFYTIIIPVLNPLIYSLRNQEVKRAIRGALHKCRYRRNWKN, encoded by the coding sequence ATGATTTACCAAAACAAGACCAAAGTGACCACATTTGTGCTATCTGGGCTCACAGATGATGATAAGCTTGTCccgttcttctttatcttcttcctgCTTGTCTACTTTGCATGTGTTGTGTTCAACTTTGGTATGGTCTGTGTAGTTCTTACAGCCCCCACCCTCCGGACCCCAATGTACTTCTTTCTGTTCTACCTCTCTATGTTGGACCTTGTCTATTCCTCAGTTATCAATCCTAAGATGCTGGCTGATTTCACAACCAAAATAAGGATAATTTCTTTTAAAAACTGTGCAGTCCAGTTCTTTTTCTTTGAGTTCCTGGTTGTCACCGAATCGCTTCTGCTTTCTGCCATGGCCTATGACCGATATGCTGCTATCTGCCATCCTCTTCTCTATGTTTCTGTAATGACCAACAAAAAATGCTCaggtttggttctttttgttttctCTATTGGCTTCTTGCAGTCAGTAATTCAAACCTGCTGTGTCTTCACTCTTGACTACTGTGGACCAAATTACATAGACAACTATTACTGTGACGTGCCTCAACTGCTGAAGTTGGCTTGTTCCAGCAATCTGTCCTGTAATTTGACAAAAATCTTAATTGTCATTTTCTGTGGCATGGGTCCGTTGATCATGATATTAGTTTCCTATAGTTTTATTGTCTTTTCCATCCTACAGATGAAGTCTAGAGAGGGCAGAAAGAAGGCTTTCAGTAcctgctcctcccatctcatgtgTGTCTCTGTATTCTATGGGACTGTTTTCGTCATATACTTGCAACCTTCTTCTAAAACTCTTGGATGGAAAGAGAAGGCAGGCTCTGTTTTCTACACAATCATAATACCAGTGCTGAACCCTCTTATTTACAGCTTGAGGAACCAAGAAGTGAAGAGGGCCATTAggggagcacttcacaaatgcaGATACAGGCGAAActggaaaaattag
- the LOC137561830 gene encoding olfactory receptor 5AN6-like codes for MDYQNKTKVTTFVLSGLTDDEQLAPFLFFFFLLVYLACVVFNFGMIFVVLTAPTLQTPMYHFLGYLSMLDLVYSSVVNPKLLADLTTKLKIISFTNCAVQFFFFDFLAVTESLLLSTMAYDRYAAICHPFLYVSVITTKKCSGLVLLVFSTGFLQSVIQTCCIFTLDFCGPNYIDNYFCDVPQLLKLACSSNLSCNLTKFLILILGAMGPLIIIFVSYSFIVFSILQIKSSEGRKKAFSTCSSHLTCVSVFYGTVFFIYLQPPSNTLGWQEKAGSIFYTIIIPMLNPLIYSLRNQEVKRAIRGTLHKYR; via the coding sequence ATGGATTACCAAAACAAGACCAAAGTGACCACATTTGTGCTTTCTGGGCTTACAGATGATGAACAGCTTGCCccgttcctcttcttcttcttcttgctagTCTACCTTGCATGTGTTGTGTTCAACTTTGGTATGATCTTTGTAGTTCTTACAGCACCTACTCTCCAGACTCCAATGTACCACTTTCTGGGTTACCTCTCCATGTTGGACCTTGTCTATTCCTCTGTTGTCAATCCTAAACTATTGGCTGACCTTACAACTAAATTAAAGATAATTTCGTTTACAAACTGTGCTGTCCAGTTCTTTTTCTTTGACTTTCTGGCTGTGACTGAATCCCTTCTGCTTTCCACCATGGCGTATGATCGATATGCAGCCATCTGCCacccttttctttatgtttctgtGATAACCACCAAAAAATGCTCAGGTCTGGTTCTTCTTGTTTTCTCTACTGGTTTCTTGCAGTCTGTAATTCAAACCTGCTGCATCTTCACTCTTGACTTCTGTGGACCAAATTACATAGACAACTATTTCTGTGATGTGCCTCAACTGCTGAAGTTGGCCTGTTCCAGCAATCTATCATGTAATTTGACAAAATTCCTCATTCTCATTCTCGGCGCCATGGGTCCGTTGATCATAATCTTTGTGTCCTATAGTTTTATTGTCTTTTCCATCCTACAGATAAAGTCTAGCGAGGGCCGAAAGAAGGCTTTCAGTACCTGCTCCTCCCATCTTACGTGTGTCTCTGTTTTCTATGGGACAGTGTTCTTCATATACTTGCAGCCTCCTTCCAACACTCTTGGGTGGCAAGAAAAGGCCGGTTCTATCTTCTACACAATCATAATACCAATGCTGAACCCTCTTATTTACAGCTTGAGGAACCAAGAGGTGAAGAGGGCCATTAGGGGAACACTTCACAAATACAGATAG